From the Nocardiopsis changdeensis genome, one window contains:
- a CDS encoding PadR family transcriptional regulator has translation MSTFFGHGRLRLYLLKLLDESPRHGYEIISLLRDRFLGVYSPSPGTIYPRLARLEEEGLVTHTEEGGRKVYSLTDKGREELRARERDLDDLEREITDSVRDIARAVKQDVRETISSLREELKFAAGGARRPAEEAPEPESAAGEAPKQEEPTAEAPKAEEERDSRKQSGEKAKADHSCDDGQRWSREWEKFTQGFGAFGAVWGKGGSGRTPDLDHALRDFSERVRDVAREAGTVGEAALHDLRRILDDTVEVIRRDARTWGPPRKDSAEPEAGKADGPGAPGAGAPAAERPESGSREPEAPGPEAEKPGAGEPEADRPGEPKAEGAGKAPEPEEPKAARPMPPSGGDPWSQVVDDPGDDR, from the coding sequence ATGAGCACTTTCTTCGGACACGGCAGACTCCGGCTCTACCTGCTCAAGCTGCTGGACGAGAGCCCCAGGCACGGATACGAGATCATCAGCCTGCTCCGGGACCGGTTCCTGGGCGTGTACTCCCCCTCCCCCGGCACCATCTACCCGCGGCTGGCGCGGCTGGAGGAGGAGGGGCTGGTCACCCACACCGAGGAGGGCGGCCGCAAGGTCTACAGCCTCACCGACAAGGGGCGCGAGGAGCTGCGGGCGCGCGAGCGCGACCTGGACGACCTGGAGCGGGAGATCACCGACTCGGTGCGCGACATCGCCCGGGCGGTCAAGCAGGACGTGCGGGAGACCATCAGCTCGCTGCGCGAGGAGCTCAAGTTCGCCGCGGGCGGCGCCCGCCGCCCCGCCGAGGAGGCTCCCGAGCCGGAGTCCGCGGCCGGGGAGGCCCCGAAGCAGGAGGAGCCGACCGCCGAGGCCCCCAAGGCCGAGGAGGAGCGGGACTCCCGGAAGCAGAGCGGTGAGAAGGCGAAGGCCGACCACTCCTGCGACGACGGCCAGCGCTGGTCGCGCGAGTGGGAGAAGTTCACCCAGGGCTTCGGCGCCTTCGGCGCGGTCTGGGGCAAGGGCGGTTCCGGCCGCACCCCCGACCTGGACCACGCCCTGCGCGACTTCAGCGAGCGGGTCCGCGACGTGGCCAGGGAGGCGGGCACGGTCGGCGAGGCCGCCCTGCACGACCTGCGCCGCATCCTGGACGACACCGTCGAGGTGATCCGCCGGGACGCGCGCACCTGGGGCCCGCCGCGCAAGGACTCCGCGGAGCCGGAGGCCGGGAAGGCCGACGGTCCCGGGGCGCCCGGGGCCGGGGCTCCCGCCGCCGAGCGGCCGGAGTCCGGGTCCCGGGAGCCCGAGGCGCCCGGCCCGGAGGCGGAGAAGCCGGGGGCCGGGGAGCCTGAGGCGGACAGGCCCGGGGAGCCGAAGGCCGAGGGTGCCGGGAAGGCCCCGGAGCCCGAGGAGCCCAAGGCCGCGCGGCCCATGCCGCCCTCCGGCGGCGACCCCTGGAGCCAGGTGGTCGACGACCCCGGCGACGACAGGTAG
- a CDS encoding DUF4097 family beta strand repeat-containing protein — protein MARWTIDRPTTQTLDGIVALRVRILGGQVNILPTDDPVTFEVTDIVGEPLLAVQEAGILTIHYEDLTGSGLLERLRPVQLGGYKQVQRRSATVNLRVPRDCPVDVTTMSAPIVVAGVGSRTRLKTASGEVTLDGASGETDINTVSGNASLRDVSGGLSFNSVSGQLAVAGGRVSSLSAKTVSGSVLADTDVAPAARVRINTVSGEVALRVPADTSASVEIRNASSAVDSDFGLERSGGRARTVLSGRIGSGVDPATITINSASNRTALLRRAPETPAAIPEGA, from the coding sequence ATGGCACGTTGGACCATCGACAGGCCGACGACCCAGACCCTCGACGGCATCGTGGCCTTGCGGGTACGGATCCTCGGCGGCCAGGTCAACATTCTTCCCACCGACGACCCGGTCACCTTCGAGGTGACCGACATCGTCGGCGAGCCCCTCCTCGCCGTCCAGGAGGCGGGCATCCTCACCATCCACTACGAGGACCTCACCGGGTCCGGACTGCTGGAGCGGCTGCGCCCGGTCCAGCTGGGCGGCTACAAGCAGGTGCAGCGGCGCAGCGCCACCGTGAACCTGCGCGTCCCCCGGGACTGCCCGGTCGACGTCACCACCATGAGCGCGCCGATCGTCGTCGCCGGCGTGGGGTCGCGCACCAGGCTCAAGACCGCCTCGGGCGAGGTGACCCTGGACGGGGCGAGCGGCGAGACCGACATCAACACCGTCTCCGGCAACGCCTCCCTGCGTGACGTGTCCGGGGGCCTGTCCTTCAACAGCGTCAGCGGCCAGCTGGCCGTGGCGGGCGGGCGCGTCTCCTCCCTGAGCGCCAAGACCGTCTCCGGCTCCGTGCTGGCCGACACCGACGTGGCCCCGGCCGCCCGGGTCCGGATCAACACCGTCTCCGGCGAGGTCGCCCTGCGGGTGCCCGCGGACACCTCCGCCTCGGTGGAGATCCGCAACGCCAGCTCCGCGGTCGACTCCGACTTCGGCCTGGAGCGGAGCGGCGGGCGCGCCCGCACCGTTCTGAGCGGGCGCATCGGCAGCGGGGTGGACCCGGCGACCATCACCATCAACTCCGCGTCCAACCGGACCGCGCTGCTGCGGCGCGCGCCCGAGACCCCGGCCGCGATCCCCGAGGGGGCATGA
- a CDS encoding DUF6104 family protein has translation MYYTDRGIEELEKRRGEEEVSLAWLAEQLRTFTDVHPEFETPVDRLATWLARLDDEDEE, from the coding sequence TTGTACTACACGGATCGCGGAATCGAGGAGTTGGAGAAACGCCGCGGTGAGGAGGAGGTCAGCCTCGCCTGGCTCGCCGAGCAGCTGCGGACGTTCACCGACGTCCACCCCGAGTTCGAGACCCCGGTCGACCGGCTGGCCACCTGGCTGGCCCGGCTGGACGACGAGGACGAAGAGTAG
- a CDS encoding multifunctional oxoglutarate decarboxylase/oxoglutarate dehydrogenase thiamine pyrophosphate-binding subunit/dihydrolipoyllysine-residue succinyltransferase subunit encodes MSSEASQPLTDFGPNEWLVEELYQKYLNDPNSVDKAWWNFFADYKPAESAGAKSGGTTAAKAQATTPAAPKKPAAPAPAKAAAPSADEALRVDEERLRGAPARTATNMESSLAMPTATSVRAVPVKLLFDNRIVINNHLRRGRGGKVSFTHLIGYAMVKALESMPEMNHSYTEIDGKPGVAKPRHVNFGLAIDLQKPDGSRQLVVPSIKRSDEMDFMEFWSGYEDLVRKARTNKLGVPDFQGTTISLTNPGGIGTVHSVPRLMPGQGTILGVGAMEYPAEFQGASADTLAELGISKVMTLTSTYDHRIIQGAQSGEFLRRIHQLLLGENGFYDEIFNSLRIPYEPVRWVQDIHVNKATQLDKTTRVQELIHAYRVRGHLMADTNPLDHEQRKHPDLDVLQHGLTLWDLDREFPTGGFGGKQVMKLRDILGVLRDTYCRTVGIEYMHIQSPEEREWIQSHVEREHEKLDRDEQLHILHRLNSAEAFETFLQTKYVGQKRFSLEGGESLIPLLDGVISKAAKSGLDEAVIGMAHRGRLNVLANICGKSYGQIFGEFEGNLDPRSAHGSGDVKYHLGTEGVFQTREGEKIDISLAANPSHLETVDPVLEGIVRAKQDVLDKGAHGFTVLPILIHGDAAFAGQGVVAETLNLSQLRGYRTGGTVHIVVNNQVGFTTSPSDSRSSVYATDVARMVQAPIFHVNGDDPEAVVRVAHLAFAYRQAFNKDVVIDLVCYRRRGHNEGDNPEFTQPLMYNVIDAKRSTRKLYTEALIGRGDITVEEAESALRDYQSELERAFVETREADKKPIEPGAVVKPEVFTEGRLDHSTVETAISDEVVKRVIDTQVNMPDGFTPHPRLAPQLTRRATMVENDAVDWATGELLAFGGLLLDGHPIRLIGQDSRRGTFGQRHAGLVDRETGEAYTPLKQFDNGTVKFHVHDSLLSEYAALGFEYGYSLTRPEALVMWEAQFGDFVNGAQTIIDEYISSGEQKWGQRSSVTLLLPHGYEGQGPDHSSARIERFLQQCAQENMTVAMPTTPASYFHLLRWQAKSPIQRPLVVFTPKSLLRLKAATSAAADFTSGHFRPLITDDSIAPEKVRRVVLCSGKIYYDLDAARRKSGDKHTAIIRAERLYPLPIEEIREQLKAYPNAGEVLWVQEEPANMGPWPFVALVFSEQLDRPFTRISRPASSSPAAGSAKRHEAEQRALVDTVFPPAD; translated from the coding sequence GTGTCGTCTGAGGCGTCTCAACCCCTGACAGACTTTGGTCCCAACGAGTGGTTGGTCGAGGAGCTTTATCAGAAGTACTTGAACGACCCGAACTCGGTCGACAAGGCCTGGTGGAACTTCTTCGCGGACTACAAGCCCGCGGAGTCGGCCGGTGCGAAGAGCGGGGGGACCACCGCCGCGAAGGCGCAGGCCACGACCCCCGCCGCACCCAAGAAGCCCGCCGCGCCGGCCCCCGCCAAGGCGGCGGCCCCGAGCGCGGACGAGGCCCTCCGGGTCGACGAGGAGCGGCTGCGCGGCGCACCGGCGCGCACCGCCACCAACATGGAGTCGAGCCTGGCCATGCCGACCGCGACCAGTGTGCGCGCGGTACCGGTCAAGCTCCTCTTCGACAACCGGATCGTCATCAACAACCATCTCCGGCGCGGCCGCGGTGGGAAGGTCTCCTTCACCCACCTCATCGGCTACGCCATGGTCAAGGCCCTCGAGTCGATGCCGGAGATGAACCACTCCTACACGGAGATCGACGGCAAGCCCGGTGTCGCCAAGCCCAGGCACGTGAACTTCGGCCTGGCCATCGACCTGCAGAAGCCGGACGGTTCGCGCCAGCTCGTCGTGCCCTCCATCAAGAGGTCCGACGAGATGGACTTCATGGAGTTCTGGAGCGGCTACGAGGACCTGGTCCGCAAGGCCCGCACCAACAAGCTGGGCGTGCCGGACTTCCAGGGCACCACCATCAGCCTCACCAACCCCGGCGGCATCGGCACCGTGCACTCGGTCCCGCGCCTCATGCCGGGCCAGGGCACCATCCTGGGCGTCGGCGCCATGGAGTACCCGGCCGAGTTCCAGGGCGCCTCCGCGGACACGCTGGCCGAGCTGGGCATCAGCAAGGTCATGACGCTGACCTCCACCTACGACCACCGCATCATCCAGGGTGCGCAGTCGGGTGAGTTCCTGCGCCGGATCCACCAGCTGCTGCTGGGCGAGAACGGCTTCTACGACGAGATCTTCAACTCCCTGCGCATCCCCTACGAGCCGGTGCGCTGGGTGCAGGACATCCACGTCAACAAGGCCACCCAGCTCGACAAGACCACCCGGGTCCAGGAGCTGATCCACGCCTACCGCGTGCGCGGCCACCTCATGGCCGACACCAACCCGCTCGACCACGAGCAGCGCAAGCACCCGGACCTGGACGTGCTCCAGCACGGCCTGACCCTGTGGGACCTGGACCGCGAGTTCCCGACCGGGGGCTTCGGCGGCAAGCAGGTCATGAAGCTGCGCGACATCCTGGGCGTGCTGCGCGACACCTACTGCCGCACGGTGGGTATCGAGTACATGCACATCCAGAGCCCGGAGGAGCGGGAGTGGATCCAGTCGCACGTCGAGCGCGAGCACGAGAAGCTCGACCGTGACGAGCAGCTGCACATCCTGCACCGGCTCAACAGCGCCGAGGCGTTCGAGACCTTCCTGCAGACCAAGTACGTGGGCCAGAAGCGGTTCTCCCTGGAGGGCGGCGAGTCCCTCATCCCGCTGCTCGACGGCGTGATCTCCAAGGCCGCCAAGTCCGGTCTGGACGAGGCCGTCATCGGCATGGCCCACCGCGGCCGCCTCAATGTGCTGGCCAACATCTGCGGCAAGTCCTACGGGCAGATCTTCGGCGAGTTCGAGGGCAACCTCGACCCGCGCAGCGCGCACGGCTCCGGCGACGTCAAGTACCACCTGGGCACCGAGGGGGTCTTCCAGACCCGCGAGGGCGAGAAGATCGACATCTCCCTGGCGGCCAACCCGTCGCACCTGGAGACCGTCGACCCGGTCCTGGAGGGCATCGTCCGCGCCAAGCAGGACGTGCTCGACAAGGGCGCGCACGGCTTCACCGTGCTGCCGATCCTCATCCACGGCGACGCCGCGTTCGCCGGGCAGGGCGTGGTCGCCGAGACCCTCAACCTGTCCCAGCTGCGCGGGTACCGCACCGGCGGCACCGTCCACATCGTCGTGAACAACCAGGTGGGCTTCACCACCTCGCCGTCGGACAGCCGCTCCAGCGTGTACGCCACCGACGTGGCGCGGATGGTGCAGGCGCCGATCTTCCACGTCAACGGGGACGACCCCGAGGCCGTGGTCCGGGTCGCGCACCTGGCCTTCGCCTACCGCCAGGCGTTCAACAAGGACGTCGTCATCGACCTCGTCTGCTACCGGCGCCGCGGCCACAACGAGGGGGACAACCCCGAGTTCACCCAGCCGCTGATGTACAACGTCATCGACGCCAAGCGCTCCACCCGCAAGCTGTACACCGAGGCCCTCATCGGCCGCGGCGACATCACGGTGGAGGAGGCCGAGTCGGCGCTGCGCGACTACCAGTCCGAGCTGGAGCGGGCCTTCGTCGAGACCCGCGAGGCCGACAAGAAGCCGATCGAGCCGGGTGCCGTGGTCAAGCCCGAGGTCTTCACCGAGGGCCGCCTGGACCACTCCACCGTCGAGACCGCGATCAGCGACGAGGTCGTCAAGCGGGTCATCGACACCCAGGTGAACATGCCCGACGGCTTCACCCCGCACCCGCGGCTGGCTCCCCAGCTGACCCGCCGGGCCACGATGGTGGAGAACGACGCGGTGGACTGGGCGACCGGTGAGCTGCTCGCCTTCGGCGGGCTGCTGCTGGACGGGCACCCGATCCGCCTGATCGGCCAGGACAGCCGCCGCGGCACCTTCGGACAGCGCCACGCCGGCCTGGTGGACCGCGAGACCGGCGAGGCGTACACGCCGCTCAAGCAGTTCGACAACGGCACCGTGAAGTTCCACGTCCACGACTCGCTGCTGAGCGAGTACGCGGCGCTGGGCTTCGAGTACGGCTACTCGCTCACCCGCCCCGAGGCGCTGGTGATGTGGGAGGCGCAGTTCGGCGACTTCGTCAACGGCGCGCAGACCATCATCGACGAGTACATCAGCTCCGGCGAGCAGAAGTGGGGCCAGCGCTCCAGCGTCACCCTGCTGCTGCCGCACGGCTACGAGGGCCAGGGCCCGGACCACTCCTCGGCCCGGATCGAGCGGTTCCTCCAGCAGTGCGCGCAGGAGAACATGACCGTCGCGATGCCGACGACCCCGGCGAGCTACTTCCACCTGCTGCGCTGGCAGGCGAAGTCGCCGATCCAGCGTCCGCTGGTGGTCTTCACGCCCAAGTCGCTGCTGCGCCTGAAGGCCGCGACCTCCGCCGCCGCCGACTTCACCTCGGGGCACTTCCGGCCGCTCATCACGGACGACTCGATCGCTCCGGAGAAGGTGCGCCGCGTGGTGCTGTGCTCGGGCAAGATCTACTACGACCTGGACGCGGCGCGCCGCAAGAGCGGCGACAAGCACACCGCGATCATCCGGGCGGAGCGGCTCTACCCGCTGCCGATCGAGGAGATCCGGGAGCAGCTCAAGGCCTACCCGAACGCGGGCGAGGTCCTGTGGGTCCAGGAGGAGCCGGCGAACATGGGCCCGTGGCCGTTCGTCGCGCTGGTCTTCTCCGAGCAGCTCGACCGCCCGTTCACCCGGATCTCGCGTCCGGCGTCCTCCTCGCCCGCGGCCGGCTCGGCCAAGCGGCACGAGGCGGAGCAGCGCGCCCTGGTGGACACGGTCTTCCCGCCGGCGGACTAG